In Helianthus annuus cultivar XRQ/B chromosome 9, HanXRQr2.0-SUNRISE, whole genome shotgun sequence, the following are encoded in one genomic region:
- the LOC110879213 gene encoding transcription factor bHLH47: MEDSTSTEENIDTAKKKKPDCSKKSGAKVHKKIHKAEREKRKRDLMNDLFLELIKALESAIPNTGKSSALTDTIRIIGDLKAQVDSLKKENSVLLAESQYIAVEKDELKEENNTIEAHIKKLQSQIDERAHPQSLWASECNPVVGPVFVLPVQNDPKLFAESKIHEPVTKQLGPSVSKPHARYPSPNDSWPFNILSEQARAD, encoded by the exons ATGGAAGATTCAACATCTACGGAAGAAAACATCGATACAGCGAAGAAGAAGAAACCGGATTGCAG CAAAAAGAGTGGTGCAAAGGTTCATAAGAAAATTCATAAAGCTGAAAGGGAGAAGCGGAAACGTGATCTTATGAATGATCTGTTTCTGGAGCTTATTAAAGCTTTGG AATCGGCTATTCCGAACACTGGGAAGTCTTCTGCATTGACGGACACAATTCGAATAATCGGGGACTTGAAAGCTCAAGTGGACTCTCTTAAGAAGGAGAATTCGGTTCTGTTAGCTGAATCTCAATAC ATTGCTGTTGAGAAGGATGAATTAAAAGAGGAAAATAATACCATAGAAGCCCATATTAAAAAGCTTCAAAGTCAGATAGATGAGAGAGCTCATCCCCAGTCTTTATGGGCTTCAGAATGCAACCCTGTTGTGGGCCCTGTTTTCGTATTGCCCGTACAAAATGACCCGAAACTTTTTGCAGAGTCCAAGATCCATGAGCCCGTAACAAAGCAGCTAGGGCCAAGTGTGAGCAAACCACATGCTCGATACCCGTCGCCCAATGATTCATGGCCATTTAACATTCTTTCTGAACAAGCAAGAGCAGATTAG